One window of Nymphaea colorata isolate Beijing-Zhang1983 chromosome 1, ASM883128v2, whole genome shotgun sequence genomic DNA carries:
- the LOC116268288 gene encoding glycine-rich cell wall structural protein 1-like codes for MAQPIHGGKLIFLVIALLALHVSARKLLGEDHASSFEDQKWFHPQGLGGGFGGGGGGGLGGGAGIGGGFGGGAGLGGGLGGGGGGGFGGGGGLGGLGGGFGGGAGAGGGLGGLGAGGGGGFGGGGGLGGLGGGAGGGIGGGLP; via the coding sequence ATGGCTCAGCCTATTCATGGAGGAAAGCTTATCTTCCTAGTGATTGCACTTCTTGCACTACATGTCAGTGCCAGGAAGCTACTGGGTGAAGATCATGCCTCCTCTTTTGAGGATCAAAAATGGTTCCATCCTCAAGGACTAGGAGGGGgctttggtggtggtggtggtggcggcttaGGTGGTGGTGCTGGCATTGGTGGAGGTTTTGGTGGTGGTGCTGGTCTGGGTGGTGGCCTgggcggcggtggtggtggaggatttggtggtggcggtggacTTGGAGGGCTTGGTGGCGGTTTCGGTGGAGGTGCTGGTGCAGGAGGTGGGCTCGGTGGTCTAGGAGCTGGCGGTGGGGGTGGCttcggtggtggtggtgggctCGGTGGTTTGGGTGGTGGAGCTGGTGGAGGAATTGGTGGTGGACTTCCTTGA
- the LOC116268192 gene encoding glycine-rich protein 23-like — protein sequence MAPPVVHGGRLVLLLLGLFALHAGARKLLNEDASPFEDQKWFHPGLGGGFGGGAGGGLGGGAGLGGGFGGGAGLGGGLGGGGGGGFGGGGGLGGLGGGFGGGAGAGGGLGGLGGGGGGGFGGGGGLGGLGGGFGGGAGGGLGGGLP from the coding sequence ATGGCTCCTCCTGTTGTTCATGGAGGAAGATTGGTCCTCCTGCTGCTTGGCCTCTTTGCACTTCACGCCGGTGCCAGGAAGCTACTGAATGAAGATGCCTCCCCCTTCGAAGACCAGAAATGGTTCCACCCTGGCCTTGGAGGTGGGTTTGGTGGTGGTGCTGGCGGTGGGCTAGGCGGTGGCGCCGGCCTTGGTGGAGGCTTTGGTGGCGGTGCTGGACTAGGTGGTGGTCTAGGTGGCGGAGGTGGTGGAGGGTTCGGTGGTGGTGGCGGACTTGGTGGCCTTGGCGGTGGCTTTGGTGGCGGAGCTGGTGCAGGAGGTGGGCTTGGTGGGCTAGGTGGAGGCGGCGGTGGTGGCTTTGGTGGAGGCGGTGGGCTCGGTGGCCTTGGGGGTGGGTttggtggtggtgctggtggcGGACTTGGCGGTGGGCTTCCTTGA
- the LOC116268103 gene encoding two-component response regulator ORR23-like yields MDEESGDPSQLLCMEEGLVEASAEESGDPSQLLCMEEGLVAASAEESGDPSRLVCMEGEGLVAASAAESGDPSQLLCMDEELVAALEDSRKDVRKATRVMVVESDRASLKEMESLMVQWDYDVTSVDNPITAVQMLKERKSCVDLVLSNIFMPEMDSLEFLEIVTNHLDLPVVFVSDNADQESLLKATLSGVKAVMLKPLYPHVLRNLWQHVLRHRKFKLRKRDPHGKAAVTEAEAGTASKQTAPAPESPPPSQKWKKRFIWTTDLKKKFAFAVDQLGFENATPSKILDIMGVTELTRKQIGSRLQKHRIYRRKREAEGKEHKDRPVSGGLGSSTGPRLANQATQPLPPTAVAEPQSGSLGPFTNMPSYYSSFRADDRRGLGTYGLMKSTDPASVIGRAPSFMQEQRHQGNESVLQNPPMPSFMQEQRNQGDESIFQNPYIAQSGYDPTSTMWSSSSNLNHGDHELLPFHGYAFGQQAANNDQLNLASTSHFGVAPGSNTGLMVDGFQFDGQHAGTSAVISHNMHEQSTGYPLAAFETGSEGINQIFQCAQNELPGLSNATQPFTSPFGTDPMNSTHISLGMHDMPITPLPGQMQNLGDLYGNANSYLDNMNARSSINTFSDLERMLNDLIVPPESQLQPSDLDSFFPVDDQDYGPDNGTAPPDQLNQEAIAFITSTLSQEVLVHVPDECSAKELWDKLVKTYSQILEASISCLQREFHRLSKVLLPIMEHLNWIISTFDQLAARAYELAEKDEICRTLGGWTWTRISCATHFTTMFARASSI; encoded by the exons ATGGATGAAGAGTCTGGAGATCCTTCGCAGCTTCTCTGTATGGAGGAAGGACTGGTGGAAGCTTCGGCTGAAGAGTCTGGAGATCCTTCGCAGCTTCTCTGTATGGAGGAAGGACTGGTGGCAGCTTCGGCTGAAGAGTCTGGAGATCCTTCGCGGCTTGTCTGTATGGAGGGAGAAGGGCTGGTGGCAGCTTCGGCTGCAGAGTCTGGAGATCCTTCGCAGCTTCTCTGTATGGATGAAGAACTGGTGGCAGCTTTAGAGGACTCGAGAAAAGACGTCCGAAAGGCAACCAGAGTTATGGTGGTCGAGAGTGACAGGGCGTCGTTGAAGGAGATGGAGAGCTTGATGGTTCAGTGGGACTACGATG TTACATCAGTGGATAATCCGATAACGGCTGTTCAGATGTTGAAGGAACGGAAAAGCTGCGTCGATCTTGTGTTGTCGAACATTTTCATGCCTGAAATGGATAGTTTGGAGTTCTTGGAAATCGTCACCAACCACTTGGACTTGCCTGTTGttt TTGTATCAGATAATGCTGATCAGGAGAGCCTTCTCAAGGCAACACTTAGTGGTGTGAAGGCCGTAATGTTGAAGCCGCTTTACCCTCATGTGCTGAGAAACCTGTGGCAGCACGTTCTGCGGCACAGGAAGTTTAAACTCAGGAAGAGAGATCCCCATGGCAAAGCTGCCGTCACAGAGGCTGAAGCAGGCACTGCCAGTAAGCAGACGGCGCCTGCGCCTGAATCTCCGCCACCATCtcagaaatggaagaagaggttCATCTGGACGACGGATCTGAAGAAGAAGTTCGCTTTTGCTGTAGACCAGTTGGGTTTTGAAA ATGCCACTCCTTCGAAGATACTCGACATTATGGGTGTTACAGAGCTGACAAGGAAACAGATAGGCAGCAGATTGCAG AAACACAGAATTTACCGAAGAAAACGAGAGGCAGAAGGTAAAGAACATAAAGATCGTCCCGTTTCTGGTGGCCTTGGTTCTTCCACAGGTCCTCGTCTAGCAAACCAAGCGACACAGCCTTTACCTCCCACAGCTGTAGCGGAACCGCAAAGTGGCTCTCTTGGTCCTTTCACCAACATGCCTAGTTACTATAGCAGTTTCAGGGCAGATGATAGAAGAGGGTTGGGGACTTATGGACTGATGAAGTCTACTGATCCAGCAAGCGTTATAGGAAGGGCACCATCCTTCATGCAGGAGCAGAGACACCAGGGAAATGAAAGCGTCCTTCAAAATCCACCAATGCCATCCTTCATGCAGGAGCAGAGAAACCAGGGAGATGAAAGCATCTTTCAAAATCCATATATAGCCCAATCAGGATACGATCCTACTTCAACCATGTGGAGTTCGAGTTCAAATTTGAACCATGGTGACCATGAACTTCTGCCATTCCATGGATATGCTTTTGGTCAGCAAGCTGCAAATAATGATCAGTTAAATTTGGCTAGCACATCTCATTTTGGAGTAGCTCCTGGTTCTAATACTGGATTGATGGTGGATGGTTTTCAGTTTGATGGTCAGCATGCAGGAACAAGTGCAGTCATATCTCATAATATGCATGAACAGAGTACTGGGTATCCACTGGCAGCATTCGAAACAGGAAGCGAAGGCattaatcaaatatttcaatGTGCTCAGAATGAGCTTCCAGGTTTAAGCAATGCAACTCAACCATTCACTAGCCCTTTTGGTACGGACCCCATGAACTCCACCCATATAAGCCTTGGAATGCATGATATGCCAATCACACCCTTGCCAGGACAAATGCAGAATCTTGGTGATCTGTATGGAAATGcaaattcatatttggataaCATGAATGCTAGGTCATCCATAAACACTTTCTCTGACCTTGAGAGAATGTTAAATGACCTGATAGTACCACCTGAATCTCAACTTCAGCCATCTGATTTAGACAGCTTTTTTCCTGTGGACGACCAAGATTACGGGCCTGATAATGGTACAGCACCACCTGATCAACTTAATCAG GAAGCCATTGCTTTCATTACTTCTACCCTTTCCCAAGAAGTGCTGGTGCATGTTCCTGATGAGTGTTCAGCGAAGGAATTATGGGACAAGCTTGTCAAAACTTATTCACAGATCTTGGAAGCTAGCATCTCTTGTCTTCAACGAGAATTTCATAGGCTCTCAAAAGTATTGTTGCCTATCATGGAGCATTTGAATTGGATTATATCTACTTTTGACCAGTTAGCTGCTAGGGCATATGAGCTGGCCGAAAAGGATGAAATTTGCAGGACATTGGGTGGATGGACGTGGACCAGAATATCATGTGCTACCCACTTCACTACAATGTTTGCCAGAGCTTCTTCCATTTGA